The genome window TAGTTCAGTGGTAGAACATCACCTTGCCATGGTGGGGGTCGCGGGTTCGAATCCCGTCTTCCGCTTTGCCAGTTCTATAATGCCGGGGTGGCGGAATTGGCAGACGCACAGGACTTAAAATCCTGCGGTTAGTGATAACCGTACCGGTTCGATCCCGGTCCTCGGCACTTATTATGCACCCATAGCGCAATTGGATAGAGTGTCTGACTACGAATCAGAAGGTTGAAGGTTCGACTCCTTCTGGGTGCATTTTTCGGGAAATAGCTCAGCTTGGTAGAGCACCTGGTTTGGGACCAGGGGGTCGCAGGTTCGAATCCTGTTTTCCCGATTTATAAAATTAATATATTATTAGTTTTTTCGCGGTGTAGCTCAGCTGGCTAGAGCGTCCGGTTCATACCCGGGAGGTCGAGGGTTCGATCCCCCCCGCCGCGATTGGCTGGCTGTTTTGGACCTTTAGCTCAGTTGGTTAGAGCAAGCGGCTCATAACCGCCCGGTCGTAGGTTCGAGTCCTACAAGGTCCATCAGAGATTAGCTTTGATGAATCATTATTGTTTAATCTTATTAATTCATTATGGAGGATTACCCAAGTGGCTGAAGGGGGCGGTCTTGAAAACCGCTAGGCCGTGAGAGCGACGCGAGGGTTCGAATCCCTCATCCTCCTTATATTATCGCGGGGTAGAGCAGTCTGGTAGCTCGTCGGGCTCATAACCCGGAGGTCGTTGGTTCAAATCCAGCCCCCGCAATTTTGGTCCGTTGGTCTAGTTGGTTTAGGACGCATCCCTGTCACGGATGAGATCACGAGTTCGAGTCTCGTACGGACCGTTTATATTTGGCTCGGTAGCTCAGTTGGTAGAGCAACGGATTGAAGCTCCGTGTGTCGGCGGTTCGATTCCGTCCCGCGCCATTAACTTAATATTATGCGGGTATAGTTTAGTGGTAAAACCACAGCCTTCCAAGCTGTTGTCGCGAGTTCGATTCTCGTTACCCGCTTTTAGATATGGGCCTATAGCTCAGCTGGTTTAGAGCGCACGCCTGATAAGCGTGAGGTCGATGGTTCAAGTCCATTTAGGCCCATTGGAGAAGTACTCAAGTGGCTGAAGAGGCGCCCCTGCTAAGGGTGTAGATCGCGCAAGCGGTGCGAGGGTTCGAATCCCTCCTTCTCCGTAATGACCCGTTAGTCAAGTGGTTAAGACACCAGCCTTTCACGCTGGTATCGTGGGTTCAAATCCCGCACGGGTCATCTTTATTATCGCGGGGTAGAGCAGCCTGGTAGCTCGTCGGGCTCATAACCCGGAGGTCGTTGGTTCAAATCCAGCCCCCGCAATTTTGGTCCGTTGGTCTAGTTGGTTTAGGACGCATCCCTGTCACGGATGAGATCACGAGTTCGAGTCTCGTACGGACCGTATTAATTAGTGATAGATAAAAACTTCCTACGTATAGGTGGGGAGTTTTTTTATTGGCCAAAGTAAACAGTTGATAAAAATACAGATCAAAAAAACAGGACCATGAATTACCGAAAATGCTAATTCATGGTCCTGCTGTAGGTATCAGTTAAATACCATTGGCAAATGCCCTTATGTTATTCTACTTATTAAAAAATGGGTTTGTAAATTTCATCATAGTAACTATTGTCTGACCCCATACTGGTGAAGTTCTTTAAAGATGTAAAGGTTTCGCTTTCCTTCCATGCAGTTAAGGCTTCAAAATCAGCCCAAGCAGTCAGTAAAACTAAAGTAGTAGCTTCCGCTTTATTATCAACGCTAAGCATATAACCACCATTCATGTCAGCTGGTTCAGTTAATACCTTTTGAAGTGTATTATAAAGTAGCTTTTGACGGTCACCGTTTACTTGAAATGATTGGTAGTAAAACATTCCATTTAATTGAGCATCTAGCGTTGAATCAAGAGTTGTTAATTTTACTGGTGATTGAAAAATAGTATCTTTTCCAGAAAGGTCAAATAATGCTAATTTTCTTGTATGAGTAGTTGCCTGCATTAATTTAAAATGACGTTCGGGATATTTATCAATGATTGATTGTAAAATTTGTCGTGAACCAAATGTTAAGCTAATTTTTGTTAACATATTAATTCCTCCTCAGAAGTTAGTAGTCATACTTATTATAGTACAACTTAATGTAAAATAATTAAATTGTAAATTTTATCTACTTTATTTTTGCTAAGACATAAATGGAAAATATAATAGTAAGATAGCTTACAAAAAGTCAATAATTTTTGTTATATCGCTTTAATATTAATTGAATAGGGAGTATAATAAAAAATGTATTAATGAATGTTCTAGTTTAACTTAATAAAGGAGGCCACTAAACGAAATGGTTACACTATATACGTCTCCAAGTTGCACGTCTTGTCGTAAAGCACGTGCCTGGCTAAAAGAACATGATATTGCTTTTAAGGAACGGAATATTTTTTCTGAACCATTGTCTTTAAATGAAATTAAGAATATTTTACGGATGACTGAAGATGGTACTGAAGATATTATTTCAAAGCGGTCTAAAGCTTACCAAAAGTTGAGTGTAGATCTTAATGATTTGTCAATGAAGGCTCTGTTTAAGTTAATTAGTAAAAATCCAGGATTGTTACGACGTCCGATTATTATTGATGATAAACGGCTTCAAGTTGGTTACAATGAAGACGAAATCCGTCGCTTCTTACCTCGAAAGGTTCGTGAACTTGAACTAGTAGAAGCTCAAGAAAAAGCAAATATGATTTAACTGATAGAATATGGAAAGTGATATGCTTTCCTTTTTTTATTCTTTTAACCGAGTAACTTTACTTTTAAGCGAAAATCCTTACAATAGAAGTAACATCTAGTTTTGGTAAAAGGAGGTGCTGCTCAATGGAGATGGAACGCATTAATGAAAATACTATTCGCGTTTTGGTAGATAATGATGATTTATCTGCTCGGGGTATCACTATTCTAGACTTACTTGGCGATCATCAGCAAATTGAGGATTTCTTTTATAGTATCCTAAAAGAAGTAGATACTGATCACCAATTCCAAAACAACGATGCGGTTACTTTTCAGGTGATGCCCACTAATAATGGCTTAGAATTATTTATTAGTAAAAATGATTCTAATTTTGCTGGGAATGAACAGCATGGACCAATTAATGACCAGGTGTCCAAATATATTAAGCAACATTTGATTCAAAAAAATAGTCCGGATCAAGATCAAAGAAAAACAGCGATTAATGATTCAGAGGATAATGAGATTCAACATACTAACTGGCAAGTAATTACATTTGATTCTTTTGAAGATTTGATTGATTTTGCGAAAATTGCTGAGAGTGATGATGTTTCATCATATTTATATAAGTACAATGATTTGTATTATTTAGCAATTGCTTATTCTGATTCTATTTTGAACAGTAATGATGTTAAAGATCAACTTGCTCTTGCTTATGAATATGGAAACCCCACGGCAACAACGGTTGATTTTCTAAGTGAACATGGAAAGAAAATAATGTCAGTATCTGCCTTGCATTTAATTCGACACTATTTTGAATAAGCTGCGTTTGAGTTCATACTCAACGTAGCTTTTTTTCGTGCAAAATTGATTAATTTCCGTATATAAATATATAGGGGGATTAAATGTTAATTGCAGTTCATAACGATCAATTAGTGTTGGCTGGAAACGCCAAAAGCGATATGGCATATTATTGTCCAGGATGCGGGCAGGGAGTGATCTTGCGACGAGGAAAGCATAAGATTACTCATTATGCCCATAAGAAGGGAAATGACTGTGGCTTTAGCGAGGGTGAAACGTTAGAACATTTAAAAGGAAAAAAACAGATCTATCAATGGGCACAAAAGCATCATTGGAATCCGCAATTAGAAGTTTATTTTCCAACAATTGCTCAACGGCCAGATATTCTTTTAGAAATTAATGGGCATACTGTAGCAGTTGAATTTCAATGTAGTCCCTTAAGCCTTGAAAAGTTATTAGCACGTAATGAAGGGTATCGCCAGTTAAGAATTCCGGTTTGGTGGATATTAGGATCACCTTATTTGCGTAACTTGAGGAATAAAAAAATCGTGCAGTTTACGCAAATTTTTAGAAA of Limosilactobacillus reuteri subsp. reuteri contains these proteins:
- the spxA gene encoding transcriptional regulator SpxA; protein product: MVTLYTSPSCTSCRKARAWLKEHDIAFKERNIFSEPLSLNEIKNILRMTEDGTEDIISKRSKAYQKLSVDLNDLSMKALFKLISKNPGLLRRPIIIDDKRLQVGYNEDEIRRFLPRKVRELELVEAQEKANMI
- a CDS encoding adaptor protein MecA: MEMERINENTIRVLVDNDDLSARGITILDLLGDHQQIEDFFYSILKEVDTDHQFQNNDAVTFQVMPTNNGLELFISKNDSNFAGNEQHGPINDQVSKYIKQHLIQKNSPDQDQRKTAINDSEDNEIQHTNWQVITFDSFEDLIDFAKIAESDDVSSYLYKYNDLYYLAIAYSDSILNSNDVKDQLALAYEYGNPTATTVDFLSEHGKKIMSVSALHLIRHYFE